ATCATTTCTGGActtgggtgttttttgtttttctttcgtGGAAGGCACACAAAGTCCTCAGCCCTGGAGATGGCTGATGGCAGCCGGTGGAGGCTGCAGGTTGGCTATGGTGGTGACCTTTAGAGGGTGGCAGCTGGCTTACTTCCTCCCCCGCAGGAAGGGCAGTGGGCTGGGGTCCCTTCCTATGAGAAGGTGCTGTGATGTCACCCTCCCAGCAGAGCCCAAGGGCCGTACTGAGCTGAGGGTTTCACCTGGGGGTGAAGACTGACCCTGGGGGCTGGGCCAAAGGCAGTGTGGCAGGGAGGGGTGGGCTCGGGTCCCTGCCATCCCCACCCTGTGCCCACAGGGGCCAGAGGGATATCAGACACTGTACCAGCCTTAGCTGAGTCAAACGCAACTTTTATACACAAGAGGTGGTCATTCCTTGCTTTATGCTAACCAGAGTCTTCCTCCCCATCACCAtgcaaaatatacattttctgCTCTAAGGTGGAAATCAGAGCCTTGGGCTTGGTGGTAAATGGAGCTTCACGTGGTCCCTGGACCCTGTCCCCATCAGTGACCTGACCGTCCCCAGTTCTGCCATCTGTTCTGCTTTCTGAGGAACCAGAGAGGAGGGGGGGATGGAGGAGCTGGGCCCAGCTGAACCTAAATCAGGCCACTTGACCTGGGGGCTCActctctttcctgttttttgGGGTGCAGGTCTCAGAGTTTGGGAAATATGCAGGCATGAACCCCACACTAGGGGCAGAAGCAAAGCCAGGACCTTTCGGGTCTCATGAATTATTAATTCACTCAATGAGCCCCTGACTCTGTTCTTTGTCCTTGCTCTCTGCCCTGAAGTGGACAGAGCATCAGGGCAGGTGTCAAGTAGAGGGTGACCTGGGGTACtagctggggggtggggtacaGCCGGGTGCACGCCCTCCAGCCTCTGCACCCAGCCCCGCCTTTAGCTGGGgttccctccaccccacccctcaaaaCCCAGTACTCAAGCACTGAGAACAAAGACCAGAACCAAATGGTTAGTCACTTAATAATTAACACCCTGGACCTCTCCCAGCGAGATCTGTGAATGGGTCACGGGTGAGGATCAGAGATGGCAACAGACCCCCCCGAGGTGGGCACCAACGGCTGTCTTCTTGGCACTGTCCCCCCCTCACCCCAGCTTTCTCTCCCCTTTGCCCCTTCTGTTCTCCATGACTCTCCCCTCCAGACCTGCAGCCTAGAAGGCCGCCACTCAGCCAGGCCAGGTCCCAGAAGCAGGCCTTTCCCCACCACTCCTCATGTTCCCCTTGAGAAGGCTGGGGATCTGCGGCTGTGGGTCACCAGAGGCGGGTTGGAGGGAAAGGAGTGAACTGATCATCActatgcaagtgtgtgtgtgtgtgtgtgtgtgtgtgtgcacctgtgcaCCCCCTCACCTGCAGGAACCCCCCGGTGCAGCCGGCTATGAAGACGTGCGTGTAGCTGGGCGGCTGGGCCCGCCGTTCCTGGTGGGAGGTGGCTGTCAGCGCCAGCAGGGCGTTGCTGTAGACCCCAAACAGGACGGAGTTGACCACAGATATGCTGGCGATGGGAAAACTCATCCCCTTGAAGaagcccaggagctgcagagaCACGGTGTGAGCTGGCTGGGGGCTCTGGGAGCCTCCCCTTGGCCCCCTCCAGGCCTGGCACTGCCTCCTCTGGCTGGAAACCACTCCTGAGTCCGGCCACAGGCAGGTGGAGGCCAGCGAAGACTGGGTATGGCCTCAGCTCCACTTTGGGGGGCGTGAAGCTACTGCTCAGCCCACTCCTGGTGGCCCCAGACTTGGgtcttgtttctcttttccagggggcAGAGCCCTGCTGGGGGAGAAGGAAGCTGGCCCTGACCCCCCAGAGGCCTCCTGCCCACAAACCCCCCAACGCAGGCCACCCACCGACTCATGGCGGTAAGTCTTGACCATACAGTCGACGATGCCCCGGTATGTGGTCTGGGTCTGCAGCCGCACCTGGACAGGGAGGAcagagcaggcaggcaggccgGGCGTCCAGCCAGCCCGGCCCTCGGGCCCTTCGAGCGGGACCCCAGCAgggaggaagaggcagggagaACCTCCACAAGCCAGGCCCTGCTCTCTCCCTGATGTCTGCTTCAGCTGACATCTCTCCTTTCTTGGCGCCTCCCCTAGACTCACCTTCACAGTATCAAAGGGGTGTCCCAGGACCAAGCCCAGAGCTCCTGTGGGGATGATAAGGTGCTAGGAGTGAGGCCCCTCAGGCTGGGCTGAGGAAGCCAGGGTGTGCCAGAGGGGAGCGGGATTCAGGCCAGAGGAAGGGGGACAGGGCCCACCTGCCAGACTCCAAAGAAATGCCAGTTGCCCCCTGGCACCTTCCTccgtgccaggcactgggcaggGAAGGTGTGGGGAGCAGAGAGAGCGAGCCTGGCCCTGCCTGGAGGATACACACGTGGAGGGGAGGAGCCAACCCCAGACACACAGGGTCTTCACCCGTCTGGACTTGACACCCAAGCAGTCTGCTGACTCGTCTAACTTGGGGACTCCAGGGCTCTGGCCTCCCTTCGGCTCACAGCTGCTGTCGAGGGCAAGGCCTTagtccagcccctccctcccagccctctgCCCTGGCAGTGCAGAGTCAGGGGCCTTGAGAGGATGCCTGCTGGCACCAGGGGGGCCCAGCCCCCCCAGCATCTCCCCACTTCCTGGTCCTGCCCTACTTAGCAGAAGCTGGTCCTGGAGCTTTGGGGAGGTCACAACCCTGGAAGGCGAGTTCTGATGTCTCTTTCTCTTAAAGAGGAATGTCACTCAGATGCTGGGCCAGGGCGACAGTGCAGCTGGCCTCAGGGCTCACAGCCCATTGCCAGGTAGGACAGAGGTCCAAAGCAGAATGCAGGACAGCGGGTGATGTCAAAGGTGAACTGTCCTTCTGAGCCCTGGGGAATGGAGCTGGCGGTGCAGGTGAGTCTGGGAGAGCACTCACCGTGGCCCCACCCCTGACAGGTGTCCAGGTTGGGGGGGGCAGCCTGGGGCTCGGCAGTAGCCCCCGCCTACTGCACCTTCCTCTCCTCACCCCCTCAGGCAACTCCCAGGAGGCCCAGGGATGGCTGGTTCTGGGCACTCCCAGGCCACCGGGACTTTGAATTCAGCTCCTCTCAGGTCACCCACCTTCCCCAGGAAAAGTGACCTGCAATATGACAGAGGGAAGGAAAGTGTCTCACCGGAGATCCAGCCGGCCACAAACTCCTCCGCGGGCATGTCTGGCAGGGGTGGGCACAGGTGGCTCCAGCAGAGGAGACGCTGGTGAAAGTGTAATTCCACCCTCCCCGGACCCTGGACTGATAATCTGCTACTAATGTTTAACCCCGGGTGAGGGCCGGGTGCCAAGACCTCAGGGGACCAGGATGGGAAGCCAACCAGCTCTAGAGATGTGCAGAGTGTGAGATCTCATGGGGCAGGGAGGATGGCCCACCGTGGCCTGAGCCCCCTGACAGCCAGCAAGGGCCTCGCGGTGTGACCAGGCCCAGCAGCTGGGCTCGGGAGCTGGGGGGGTCCCTCCGGGGCTGCCTCAGTGGACAAGGATCTAAggagccaccccccaccccggcccaaCTCCTGCTCatcccccagccctgcagagcAGGCTGCTCACCCCAGCCGGGGTAGGTGGGGCCTGGCCACCAGGAGCCAGGCCCAGCTGAAAGGAGTGACTCACCAGGGCCGGAAGCTGCCTTCTCCAAGAGTTGTTTACCACGGACTCCACAGCATGTGTCAGAAACAGCCTCCCTCGCCTCCTCCTCCCAGAGCCTCTTTCCCAGGGGAGAGCTGGGGACTTGGTGTATAAAGGGTGGTGTGTCTCTCTGCCTGGGGTGACCAGGCTATTATACCCACTTCTCTGTGGACAACAACCCAAGCCAACAGGCCAGGGACCGGAATCGCTGTCTTCCCCTCTGCTTCCTTAGACCGACTTCCCCTGCTGCCAGTTCACTAAACGAATGGTCACTCCAGTCACCCTCTTGCTCTGTTATGAGCTgtgccatgctaagtcactttagttgtgtctgactctttgtgaccccacggactgtagcccgccagcctttttgtccatggggttttccaggcaagaatattggagtgggttgccatttcctcctccaggggatcttcccaacccagggatccaaccagctcttagttctcctgcactggcaggcaggttcaaaAGACACACGCTTTGTTTTGAAAATGCtattttgtatcatttaaaactgTGTTGCCACTTGAAAAACGTGTTGCCACTTGGCCATACACCAGctactaacacagcattgtgagtcagctatgctgttgttgttcagtgggtaagacctgtcccactctttgtgaccccatggactgcagcacgccaggcttccccgtccttcaccaactccctaagtttactcaaacccatgcccatcgagtcaatgatgccatccagccatctcatcctctgtcctccccttctcctcctgcccccgatccctcccagcatcagggtcttttccaatgagtcaactctttgcatgaggtgaacTATACTTCGACTTAAAGATTTGTGTTGCCTCTCCTTATAAATCGGATGATTGCTCGTCGGTCGTGTTTTCTCTGTGTCTGGTACTTTGATTTTTTCCTACTCTGTCATCTCTCTCTGCCCCACAAGGGGAGACATGTGCACGGAGTGAAAGAAGCTCAGGGTTTGGCATCTTCTAAACTGAGttccaggggcttccttggtggctcagaggttaaagcgtctgcccgcaatgcaggagacctgggttcgatccctgggtcgggaagatcccctggagaacgaaatgggaacccacttcagtattcttggctggagaatcccatggatggagaagcctggtgagctacagtccacagggttgcaaagagtcagacatgactgagcgacttcacttcacttcacttcaaactgAGTTCCAGTCTGAGCTGCCCCAGCCAGCAAGGTGATCTGGCCAGGCACAAGCATTTTGAGGATCTCTTGTCTCACATCATTTGGGAGGCTTGGGAGGTCATCAAGGGGGTTTCCAGGTGTTGGTGTTGTCGACAAAAATAATCAACAACAATCTATAATAAGAATtgaaaagagttttatttgagccaCACTGAGGAATATACCCCAGAAGACATCCTCAGATAACCCTGAGGAACAGCTCTGGAGAAGCATGGTTTTCAGCACAGTTTTATGTCTGATCAGAAAAAGATTCGTCTagtctttggtttggtttttttcagtagtcagctatggatgtgagagttggatcataaagaaggctgaatgctgaagaattgatgcttttgaactgtggtgttggagaagactcctgagagtcccttggacaacagggagatcaaaccagtccatcctagaggaaatcaaccctggacattcattgaaaggactgatgctgaggctgaaactccaatactttggccatctgatgcaaacaactgactcactggaaaagaccctaatgctggggaagattgagggcaagaggggaagggggtaacagaggataaaatgggtggttggcatcactgactgaatggacatgagtttgagcacactccgagagatagtgagtgacagagaagcctggcttctGCTCTGCTGGACTGCTCTGCTGCacttcatgaggtcgcaaagagtcagacaagacttaacaactgaacaagaacaaagaaCATCAAGGAAATCAGTGATTTAGTCCTgcaaagtttcagaaaaacaaataagcacaAACATAGCAAGCCAGTATGGCCTTGGTGCCTGGGAAGGGTGTCTTATCATTGAAGAagcatttcatgtttatttttaagatagtcatctttttttgtttttttttttccagctgcccagcatgtgggatcttagttccctgaccagggatcgaaaccgcaccccatgcagtggaagcccacagtcttaaccactagactgtcagggaagtcccttttcatGGACATTCTTTACTTCTGGTCAATAATTACAGCAGATCTACTGTGTATGTTTGATAGGCCACAAATAGGCTGTTCTAATTAGCATCAAATTCAAGTTAACTCAtgtataagccagaatgacttccccaCATCTCAATAAATGAATATTCCTTTTGTCAGTGTCCCCACATCAGGACCACATCATCCAGGGTCATGTTTCTGTCTGTTAATCTCATGTGTATTCCTATGTGGTAAGCCCGGAAGACAGCAGCGTTGGGGATGTGGTGGGGCAGACCTGTGGAGGCAGGCAAGGTGCTGACCGCAAGTTTGACTGCAAACCTGGAGGAATATGGCATTAGGAGAGCCTGGGGGCACTCCGATGGAACACGTACTTCACATCGACAAACATGAAATATTCTGTCAGATTTCTATTCTCAGGAATGTTGGGCAGTTAGGGCCTGGGGGTGGAGGTTGAGGAGAAAGGGATCTTCGCTCAAGGGCACGGAGACCCCGGGCTCAGGTGTCACTGCCCAGAGAAAGCTGTGATGGCCCCAAAGGCAGCCCCAACCCCTGGAGTTGCCTGGACACCTCCCTTTCTCTTTACCTCACCACCGTTCCATGGGGAAACACGTTCATAGTACCTCCAAAACAGACGCTGAATCCAATCCCTCGCTGGCTCCCCCACTGCTTCTGCCCTGGCCCCAAACCACCATCACCGCCACTTGGATACCTGCCCGCagctggcctccctgcccctgctccaTCCCTTCCACTTCCCCTTCCAGCCTGTCCTCCACCAGCAGCCCGATGATGCAACTGAAATTGAAGTAGACCATATCTCTCCCCTGCTCCACACCCTGCAATGGCCTCATCCTGCTCAGAGTCAAAACTGAAGCCtcggggacttccccagtggtccagtggctacgaaTCCACcatccagtgcagggggcccgggttggatccctggtcaggaaaccagataccacatgccacaactaagacctgtacagccaaataaataaatctttaaaaacaaaacaaagccttccaggcacttccctggtggtccagtggttaaggctctatGCTTCCACCCCACAGGCCACTAAGATTCCCCCCATATGCCTTGCATTGCAGCAAAAAAGAGAAACCCAAAGCCTTCCTAGGCTCTAGGGCACCTCTGCCCACGCtggcttccttctcttctcccaaGAGCCTCCTGCCTCCATCTTTCACACCACTGCTCCTGCCCTCCAGTTGGCCTCCTCTTGCTGGGCTCAGACATCACCTACGCAGTGAGTTGGCTCTGACCGGCTGGGTGAAGGTTGTCGTCTGCCCTACCTGCCCAGCATTCCTAGTGCCCCTTCCCTAGCCCAACCCTCTCTTTCACTTGTCAGCTTCTGACACACTAAGCCATTAACTTGTCTGTCTGGGCAGGGATCACTGGCTGTTTTGTTCCCTCATGTTATCTTAAAGGCTTAGAACTATGTGTGGCACAGAGTAGGCAATGAATGAGATATGAATGAGTGGACAAGTCAGGGAAGAGCATTAGATAGCCCTGGGTCTCCAGTTCTCTCTCCCCATTTCCAAAGGGCCCCAAAGAATGTAAAGTTCCCAAACACCCCCTACCTGCCCCTCCAGATCTCCTCCAGCTCTTAGTTTCCCATCTGCCCGAGGACCAGTCCCGATGGTGCTTCTCCTCTCCTGCAGCTGCCAAAGCAGAATGCCTTCCTCCCCCACCACGTTCTCGTGGGTGGACAGGTTCTAGGGAGCAGGGTTCCATCTCCTACCTCCTCCCCCTGGAACTATCCTGGGCTCCTTGGGCTGCCCCCAAAGACCTTCCCGAGCCCTGGTCCCTCACAGACAGCTGGGCTGTAATCCTAGTTTTGCAGTTTGTTCTCTCCTGAGTGATGCTGGATGATCCCTCTGTGGGCCTTTACTGTTTGCAAAAGTCAGGGACCAGCCCAGCAGATAGCTGAATCCAAGGCCTCTTGGCTGTGAAGGCCATAAGGCTGCCTGTCTATTCAGAATGGGCCCCACTCTGTCCTCTAAGCCCACCACACGTCCCCAGCTCAAGCGTCCCCAAAGACCCACAGCCACTCCCCAGGGCCTTACAGAAAGGCCGCCGCACCCCTGGCTAGCTCTTCTCCAATTCTCCAGCAAGGTCCACCAGGTTAACCCTTGGCCTGGCAAAGCAGAGCTCAGGTCTTGACATTCTCTAGCTCACAGCCTCCAAAATGGCTTCACTGCCTGCCAACACCCCACCTCCGTGCCCCCCCCCACATACTTCTACTCCTGGTGTTCATGCCATCCGTGACCCCCGCTGGGtgccaccccacctccccacctgcTGTGCTGTttgctcagggcttccctgctgtccTAACCTTGCTCCTGCCGCTCTCACTACCCGGAACGCTTTTAGGAATTTCATCCAGCACCTCTCCTCGCTGGACCTCACTGGGTTCGTctcttcaccaccaccacacatacTGCCAGACATCAGCTTTGTTATTGAACCTTCTGATCCTGTTTTCTCATGAAATGGAAATCTGATGCTCACCTCTTAGTGTCTTAGAAAGATTATAGCACTTAGAAAAGGATCTGGCATGCTTTCTATGCTCCACAAACAGCAGCTACCATTATTCTTATCAGCACTCACAGGGTCCCTGAGGTTGACATGAGGAAACACACATGAAAgggcctagcacacagtaggtgctcaggaatTGAGGACCTGTTCTTCCTGCTTTTGACACTCTTTGGCTCTTAAGGCAATTCTGTCACCTTATGGGGCTTTACGGGCTTCCCCAGATGGTgcaacttgggacttccctggcagttcagtggtaaagattctgccttccaatgcagagggggTGGATTCAGTCTCTAGTTAGGGAACCAGATTCAGCATGCCACAGGGTGCagctttaacatttttaaaataaataaacacaacattgtaaatcaactatacttcaatttttaaaaaattttaatgcaaaaacaaaaaaccatgcaTCTTTCTTGgtgttctctctcctctctccctccagtTCCCAGTGAAACCACAACATAACCTTCCCGAGGGCAGGAGCCGTGTCTCACCCAGATCTCCACACCCTGCCCCAGCCCAAGACCCACACCCCAGTAAGCACTCAACACACTGAACTGTGATCGCACTTCACCCCGGCCGGTTTAGGGAAGACACCGAACTATTGTGTCCCATCCCAGAGCCAGGAACCTGGAGGCAGAGGCCACTTCCCACTGCTCACATCTGAGCTCCCTGAGTCCCTAGGTCATGTTGGGAAGGAAGACATGATGTAATGGGCCAACCATGGGGCAATCTGGGTCCTGGGGGGGTAGGCATAGAGCTGTTTCAAATATTAAGACTTGGACTGTGTTAGGCTGGAGCTGCCTTCCAACACACTGCAATCAGGGCAGGTGAGCCCTCTaccctccacccctcaccccacctcctgATCACCCAGCCCATTGCTGTCATTTGGAACAGTCTCTGGAAGGTGATCCATGGACCTGTTTTTTTTCTGAGATCTACACTGCAGGCACACACATGCTGGCCTTGCCAGGACACGTTGGTGGCATGACCCTGGGGATAGGTGGTTTCACACCTGCCTCCTCTGAGCCCAACACCTCTACCCAGCCTGGGAAAGCCGCAAGGTGTCCCAGGATGTGTGTCTAAGATAGTGAGGGCTCATGTGACTGCTCCCTGGGATAACAAGAGTGCCCAGCCTGGATTCCTGACACGTAACTAGAGGATCTTTGGAGGTCCTCGAGTCCAATGTCTTCGTCTGACAGAGGGGGTAACTGAGGATCCGAGGGGAAAGAGCTTGTCTGGAATAGTCAAGACAGGTACCCAGTTCCTGACCACCGTGGGGAGCCCATCCCCACTCCCGGCCCCGAGGCACTGAGGCAGGCTGCCAGCATCAACTTTACCCAGAGCCCAGCACATTATGGCTCCGGGACACGTCCCCATGAAGCACCTCGCCTTCACAGGTGAGGGGACTAGCTCAAAGTCACAGGCGTGTGTGCGCCAGAGCTCGCGCCCCGAGCTCTATTCCCTATTTCCTTGAACCTTCGCCACATTCTGTTACAGGACAACAGACGGGGCCTGTGTGTGGGGGTCATGCGCCCTCCAATCACTCTGGTAGGTGGCGGGGCAGTTTGTCCACTCGGCTACCAGGAGACTTAGGCTCGCGGCCGGCATAAGCGCGAGCTTGCGAGGGACGGGCGCGCGCGGGCGGGAGGCAGGGCGCGTGCGCGGCGGCCCCTGGCTCCGATTGGCTCCCGCGGGGCCGGAGAGGCGGGGCCGTGCGCGCCGCGCTTCCTCCGCCCGGGCTTCCGCGTAGCAGCCCCGGGAACCGGAGCGCGGGCGGGATCCTGCGTCTCGGCGGGCAGTGAGGACGGAGCTGCACCTGGGGGCCCGGGTCGGGGCAGGAACCTGGACTGAGGCAGCGGGCGCTGCGTTCCTGCGAGGT
The nucleotide sequence above comes from Cervus canadensis isolate Bull #8, Minnesota chromosome 29, ASM1932006v1, whole genome shotgun sequence. Encoded proteins:
- the SLC25A45 gene encoding solute carrier family 25 member 45 isoform X1 produces the protein MPAEEFVAGWISGALGLVLGHPFDTVKVSLGEAPRKERCQLKQTSGREQGLACGGSPCLFLPAGVPLEGPEGRAGWTPGLPACSVLPVQVRLQTQTTYRGIVDCMVKTYRHESLLGFFKGMSFPIASISVVNSVLFGVYSNALLALTATSHQERRAQPPSYTHVFIAGCTGGFLQAYCLAPFDLIKVRLQNQTEPRAKPGSPPPRYRGPIHCAASIFQAEGPRGLFRGAWALTLRDTPTLGIYFVTYEWLCRQFTPDGQNPSSGTVLVAGGFAGIISWVAATPLDVIKSRMQMAGLKQRAYGGLLDCIVSSARQEGLGVFFRGLTINSARAFPVNAITFLSYEYLLLSWG